From the Marivivens sp. LCG002 genome, the window GGTGATGGCAAGCGCGGTGCGGCAATACTATGTCCACGCCGAAGCGACGGGCCACGGCGGGGACTATGTCCCGATGGTCGGGGACCACATCGCGCGGCTCAATGGCCTCGATATGGAAGAAGAGGTCAAAAAGGGACGCTGAATTGGAGGCGCGGGCAGAGGAGCCCGCGCCTTTTTCATATGCGCGGCGGGAGGGCGCGACATGCTGACGAGCGAGCAAAAGGAATTCTACGAAACGAACGGCTATCTCATGGTCGAAAACGTGGTGACGCCCGACGAGTTGGCCAAACTGCGCGAGATTACGGCCGCTTTGATCGAGGCATCACGGAGCGTGACCGAGAGCAACGAGGTTTATGATCTCGACCGTGGACATAGCGCGGAAACTCCGCGTCTTACCCGCATCAAGATCCCGCATAAGCGCGACCCCTATTTCTGGGAGCTTTTGCGCAATTCGGGGATCACCGAGGTTCTCAACGATTTGCTCGGACCCGACACGACCATCCTGACGTCCAAGCTCAATACCAAGGCACCGGGTGGCGGGGCGGCGGTGGAGTGGCATCAGGACTGGATGTTCTATCCGCACACGAACGACGATCTTCTGGCGTTCGGGCTCATGCTTGAGGATGTGGACGAGGACAACGGGCCGCTCATGGTGGTGCCCGGAACGCATAGGGGGCCGCTTCTCGATCACCGTGCGAACGGCGTTTTTGCAGGGGCGATCGATCCCGATGATCCCTTGTTCGAGAAGGACAAGATCGTCACGCTTACGGGCAAGGCAGGAAGCATGACGGTGCACCATTCGCGGCTTCTTCACGGGTCGGCGCCGAATGTGAGCGACCGCCCGAGGTTCATTCTTTTCTATGAATGCGCCAAGGCGGATGCCTGGCCGATCCTTGGGGCGTCGAGCTATTTCCATGCGCTCGGGCAGCGCAAATTCTGGGAGGATGTTCAGGACCGCACGATCACGGGCAAGCCATGCCTGACGCCGCGGCTTAAAGAGGTGCCTGTCGAGATGCCCTTGCCGCCCGCGCCCGACAACTCTTCGATCTTCAAGACCCAAGAGTCGGCAGGGGCGAAAAGCGCGTTCAACAGGATGATGTAGGCCTAGTCGTCCAGCATCACGGCGCGGCCATCGGAGAGCATCTCTTCGATGGCGGCCATGGTGCAAAAGCCCGATTTGACTTTGGCTTCGAGCGCCTCTTCGAGCGCTTTGACCTCGGCAAGCTTGGCGATCACATGGTCGATCTTGGCAAAGGGCACCACGACGACGCCGTTCACATCGGCTACGATCAGATCGCCGCTTTCGATGCGCACACCGCCGACCACCGCGCCGAAGCCGACCCAAGCGGGACCCGTGGCATAGGGCGAATTGGGGCTGAGGCCCGTGCACCATGCAGGAAGACCGACCTCGACGATGCCGTCATAGTCGCGCATCTCGCCATCGGTGACGAAACCCGCCGCACCTTTGTTCTTGAGCATGCCCATGAATTGATCGCCCGAAGCGGAACAGTTCTTGTGACCATGCACGGCGGCGACCACGATGTCGCCCGCCTCGAGCATATGGAGCGCGCCCATTGTGCCGAGAATTCCTGCGGGGCCGTTGTCGGCAACGATTGCGGGGCCGACTGCATGACATTTGATATCGCGCCCATCACCGATGGCTTTGATCTCGCTCGAAAGCGCGCCCTGCCCGTCCATCGCATCGCAGACAAAGCCCGTCGGGACATCGCGAAAGGCGTCGATCTGGGCTTTGGTCGGCCTTGGGAAGCTTTTGCGGAGGGTAAGCTGGCGCGGTTCTTGGATCATGTCCGTCTCCTTGGGGGATGCTTAGTTCAGGGCGTTCAGGCGCATGAGAATCGCGATGTAGACATTGCCGACCGAGGTGGACTGGCACCCCGCTTTGTAAAAGGCGATCACTTCCGCAGGCAGGTCCGAGGCGGCAACGGCAAGCTCTTCTGTGCGATCACAGGCCTGAAGCGCGCCGAGCAGATCGTATTTGGCGTTGATCTGGAGTTTGACAAAATCGCCCTCGGGGATCGCGGATGCGGCTGCGGCCATTTCCTGACCGATGGCGGCGGACCATGCGTCCTTGGTTTGTGTGTAACACAAGTGCGCGGCGTTCATCGCTTCGGCGGGAAATTCGGCGCAGTCGGATTGAGCGGCTTCGACGCAAGAGAGCTGTTCACCGCTTGCCGATGTCTCCGCGAAACAGGACTTTACCGCCGCGATGTCGATCTCGGCAAAGGCGGGTGCGGCCACGATCAGGCACAGCGCAGCGCCAAAGGCCGCGCGTTTGCATTTCAACATCCAACTTCCTCCCTTGGGCGATGATTGCCCTTGCATTTGGTATACCAAATTGGAATTGTGTCACAAGTCTCCTGAACACAGAGGAGTGTGTTCGGCACATCATTAGGAGGATTCTGATGTCTGACACCCGCGCGAACAAGCGGTTCCGCTCGCAAGAATGGTTCGATAACCCGAACAATCCGGGCATGACCGCGCTTTATATCGAGCGTTACCAAAACCAGACCTATTCGCGCGAAGAGCTTCAGAGCGAGCGGCCGATCATCGGGATTGCGCAGACAGGAAGCGACATTGCCCCCTGCAACAAGATCCACGTCTTCCTTATGGATCGGATCAAAGCGGGTATCCGTGAGGCGGGCGGCATTCCGATGGAATTCCCCGTGCATCCCATTCAGGAAACGGGCAAGCGTCCGACCGCTGCTTTGGACCGCAACCTTGCCTATCTCAGCCTTGTGGAAGTGCTTCACGGTTATCCCATCGACGGCGTTGTCCTGACCACGGGATGTGACAAGACCACGCCCGCGATGCTCATGGGGGCGGCGACGGTGGATATCCCCGCCATCGCACTCAACGGCGGCCCGATGCTCGACGGCTGGTGGAAGGGCAAGCGCGCAGGCTCGGGCACCATCGTCTGGGAAAGCCGCCGCCTCCTTGCCGAGGGCGAGATCGATTACGACGAATTCATCAGCCGCGTCTGTTCCTCGGCCCCGTCTCTGGGTCACTGCAACACAATGGGCACGGCAAGCACGATGAACGCGATGGCCGAAGCTTTGGGCATGTCGCTGACGGGGAACTCGGCGATCCCTGCCCCGTTCCGCGAGCGCATGACCATGGCTTACGAGACAGGCAAGCGGATCGTGCAGATGGTTTACGAGGACCTCAAGCCTTCAGACATCATGACGCGCGAAGCCTTCGAGAACGCCATCGTCGTGAACGCGGCCATCGGCGGTTCGACCAACGCCCCGCCCCATCTTCAGGCGGTGGCACGTCACATCGGGGTCGAGCTGAACGTCAAGGACTGGGAGACCGTCGGGTTCGATGTGCCGCTCTTGGTGAATATGCAGCCTGCGGGCGAATACCTTGGCGAGAGCTTTTTCCGCGCGGGCGGCGTGCCTGCGGTGATGGGCGAACTACGCAAGGCGGGGCGCATCCATGACGGCGCGATGACCGCGACGGGCAAAACCATGGGCGAGAACCTTGAAGGCTGGGAAAGCGAGGACATCGACGTCATCAAAACCTATGCCGAACCGATGCGCAAAAACGCTGGCTTCAAGGTTCTGTCGGGCAATCTCTTTGACTCGGCTCTGATGAAAACCTCGGTGATCTCGAAGGACTTTCAGGAGCGGTTCCTTTCGACACCAGGCGCCGAGGGCACGTTCCGCGCACGGGCTGTCGTCTTTGAAGGGCCCGAGGATTATCACGACCGCATCAATGATCCCTCGCTCGGGATCGACGAAAAGACGATCCTTTTCATTCGCGGCGTGGGCTGTGTCGGCTATCCCGGCTCGGCCGAAGTGGTGAACATGCAGCCGCCGGATGCGATCATCAAACAGGGGATCAAGCATCTTCCCACGGTGGGGGATGGACGCCAGTCAGGCACATCGGAAAGCCCGTCGATCCTCAATGCCTCGCCCGAGAGCGTCGTCGGCGGGGGTCTGGCTTACCTCAAGACGGGCGACATGGTGCTTTTGGACCTGAACACCTCGACCATGAACGCAGAAGTGCCCGAGGACGAGTGGCAGGCGCGGATCGATGCTTGGACGCCGCCCGAAATCCGCCACCAGACTCCGTGGCAAGAGATTTACCGCACCCACGTGGGTCAGCTTTCGGATGGTGGCTGTCTCGAACTTGCGACCGCATACCAGAAAGTCGGACGTGATCTTCCGCGTGACAACCACTGACCCTGAAAGGACTTTGATATGAAAACGATCATCATCACCGGAGCGGGGTCCGGCGTCGGGCGCGCAACGGCCAAGGTGTTTCTCGACGCAGGATGGCGCGTCGGACTTGTCGGGCGGCGCGTCGAGCCGCTTGAAGCAACCGCAGGCGGCAACCCCAATGCCCGCGTCATGCCATGCGATGTGACCGACGAGGCGCAGGTCGCCGAGGTTTTCGGTGCCGCCGCCAAGGACTGGGGCCGTCTTGATGCGATCTTCAACAATGCGGGTGTGAGTGTCAAAGGCGCACCCGTCGACGAGCTGTCGGTCGATGATTTCCGCAAGCTGATCGAGATCAACGTTGTGGGGGCCTTTATCGCGGCGCGTGCGGCCTTTGGCATTATGCGCCATCAGGACCCGCAGGGCGGACGGATCATCAACAACGGATCGGTGTCGGCCTATGTGCCGCGTTGGGGGTCTGCGCCCTATACCGCGTCGAAACATGCGGTGCTTGGTCTGACGCGGACGATCTCGCTTGATGGGCGCAAGTTCAACATCGACTGCGGCCAGATCGACATCGGCAACGCGCTCACCGATATGGCCCATGCGATGACCCAAGGTGTGCCGCAAGCGGACGGGTCAATCGCGGTGGAGCCTGTGATCGACGTGAAGCATGTGGCGGAGTCGGTGCTTCATATGGCGGATCTGCCGCTCGGCACGAACGTTCAGTTCATGACCGTCATGGCGTCGGGGATGCCGTTTATCGGACGCGGTTGAGCCTAGATGGAAGGATAGGAAGGCCCCCGCTTCGGGGGCCTTTTTCATTGGGCGTGACGGGCTTTGATCCGCTCGCGCTGCCAGATGTAGAGACCCGACCCGATGATGATCGCAGCCCCGACGGCGGTCCAGATCGTGGGCCATGTGTCAAAGAGCACAATGCCGACAATCGTGGCATAGAAGACTTGGGTATAGACCACGGGGGCAAGGGTCGATGCCCCAGCGAGACGGCTTGCCCATGTGGCAAGTATATGGCCCATCGCCCCGAAGAACCCGATGATGCAGAAGACGATGATCTGTGTCGGCGTTTCCGGCCAAACCCAAACATGGATCGCAAATGGCAGAAGGACCATAGCGGCAAGGGTCGAGGACCAGACCTGTTGCGTGGCATTGAGTTCGATGCCCGCAAGCGCCCGCGTCATGATGAAATAGAGCGAGGCCAGCACCAGCACGAGAAGGCTCAGGAGCATGGCGGGCTGGAATTCGGCGCCCCACGGCTGGATCACCACGACCACCCCGAAGAAGCCGACCACGATGGCGGCGAAACGGCGGATACCGACCTTTTCACCCAGAAAGAGCATAGCCAGAACAGTGATCAGCACAGGCTGGGCAAACTGGATCGTCGTTGTGACGGTGATGGGGAGATACTTGAGTGCAAGGAAGTTGATCGCGGTACTTCCGAGCAGGAAGGACGAGCGCAGGAACTGCCGTTTGGGGGCGTTCGAGCGGAACATCGACCAACCTTCTTTGGGAAAGAAGTAGATAAAGGAATAGATCATGTGCCCCGCGTAGCGGGCAAAAACGATCTGGATGACGGGAAAGCCAGCGAGGGCGAGCCATTTGGCCGACGTATCGATGCAGATGAAGAAGGCGACCGCAAGCGCCATGAGCATGACACCGAAGGCTGTTTTTTCTTCGCGGGGAAGGACGGTGCTCACATGCGCCTCGGGCGGGAATTGGTGGTGGGGTCTTGCAAATGAACAAGGGCCGAAGTTTGCGCTTCGGCCCTTGGGGTGATCCTAGAGGAAGATCGATACGATCGGCGGCCAGACCAGAAGCACACCCAGCGCGGTCAGCTGGAGCACCATGAAGGGCAAGAAACCACGGAAGATGTCGGTCAGCGAGATATGCGCCGGAGCCACAGACTTGAGATAGAAGGCTGCGGGGCCGAAGGGCGGCGAGAGGAAGCTCACCTGCATGTTCATACAGAACACCACGCCGAACCAGATCGAAACATGCTTGGGATCAAGGTTTCCAAGGACGCCGATTTCTTCGACGGGAAGCTTGAGCACGATCGGAAGGAACACAGGCATGATCAAAAGAACGATGCCGATCCAGTCCATGAACATCCCCATGATCAGGAAGATCACCATCATCACGAGGATGATGCCCATCGTGGGAAGTTCCGCCGCAACGATCAGGTTGGCAACATAGGTCGGACCCCCTGCGAGGGTATAGGCGGCGGCAAGCGCCGAAGCCCCGATGGTCACCCAGATGATCGTGCCCGTGGACTTGAGCGTGCGCATCAAGCTGTCCCAGACGATTAGGAAGGTCATCTCGCCGCGCAGGAGGCTGATCATGAAGACGGCGACAACGCCCATGCCTGCTGCCTCTGTGATGCCTGTGATGCCCATGTAGATCGAACCGAGCACAACGCCGATGACGATGATCGGAGCGACGAGGCCTTTGCCCATTTCCCAGCCCGTGTCCACGCGCTCCTTGCCGACGACAAAACGCATCGTGACAAAGGAGAGCACAAACGCACCGACGAGATAGGGAATGTCGGAGACCATGCCGAGTGCGATGGGATCGACGCCTTCGATCACTTTGTTCTGTCCCATGACGGTGAAGAACAGAGCACGGACGAGCAAAGCGGCAGAGGCGTAGAGCGTGAACTTGGACAGGAAGCCAAGGAACATCAGCCCCTTTTCGCGCCCCTCGGGAGCTGTCGGATCGACGGGCGGCAGCGGCGCAAGGGAATGATCCATGCGGGTGCGCACGAGAATGTAGATGATGAAGAACGAAGCCAGCATGAAGCCCGGCAGGAACGAAGCGGTAAAGAGCGCCTTGATCGAGGTTTCGGTCACGAGGCCGTAGAAGATCAGAACGATCGACGGAGGGATCATGGTGCCGAGCGAGCCCGACGCACAGATCGTGCCGATGGCGAGGTTCTGGTTATAGCCGAGACGGAGCATCTGGGGCAGTGCGATGAGGCCCAAGAGAACCACTTCACCGCCGATGATACCCGACATTGCCGCCATGATCACCGCCATGATCGAAGTCACGATGGCGATACCGCCGCGCATCCGGCTGAGCCAGACGTTGAGCGAGCTATACATGTCCTTGGCGATACCAGATCGTTCGAGCAAAGCGGCCATAAAGATAAAGAGCGGCACCGAGATGAGCACATAGTTCGTCATCTGGCGATAGACCGCCTGACCTAGAACCGAGAGCGGACCTTTGCCGAAGTCGCGGAACAAAAGCTCGGGGCCGAATTTCATCACGAGCACCATGACCGCGAGGAATGCCGAAGCAAAACCGAGCGGCATGCCGATCGCAAGAAGTGCGAACATGCCGAGCAGAAGGAAGAGGCTGAGCGTGCCTACGTCGCCCACCTTCATCCATGAGAAAAGTTCTAGGAATTCCATTTAGTCCTCCAGCGTCCGGCGGATCATTTCGATCTCGGTCTCATCGACCTCTTCACCACCGGAGTGGGGCTCTTTGTTCCAGTCGGCAATCAGGTTCGAGATGGCCTGAACGGACACGAGCACGATAAGAATGAGGATTGCGGGCTTGACCACGCCCGGAATGGGTGGGTCCCACGCGGTGCCGAAGGTCTCCATCCGCAAGAGGCGGGTTTTGGCGTCGGCATAGCCGCCCCAGACCAGCGCAAAGGTGAAGGCAAGGAGCAAAGCCAGCGAAATCACGTCAGCGGTCTTTTGCATCCAGCGGGGCATCATGTCGTAGATGACATAGATGCGGATGTGGCTGCGCTGTTGCATGGCGTAGAGCCCCGCGAACAAAAGCACGAAGGCCGCAATCCAAAGAGACAGCTCGTTCGCCCAGAGCGTCGGGCGCGAGAAGACGTAGCGGGACACCACTTCGTAGAACATCACGAGCACGATCATCGCGATCATGATCATCGCGATGCGCGAGATGACGAGCGAGAAAATATCGAAAAAGCCATCGGGTTTGTCTTCGATCATTCCGACTTCGTCGGAGAGATAGACACCTGCCGAGACGATGGCGACAAAGAGGCTGATCAGCATCACAGAGACGATCGGATGCCCTTCGGGGCGGATCATCTCGTGCATGCCAAGGGCGTCAGCAACAAACAGTTTGTTAATGACCAACCACGCGTAAACAAGGATGGATACGGCGGTCGATGCGATAGCGATCATACGGACCGGCTTGCGAAACGAGCCGAGCCAAACGCTTTCCTTTTCCATGAACCCTCCCGAAACCAGATAGGTCTGGTTTTAGTTTGAAGATGGCCCCCCGTGATCGGGGAGCCATCGAAAATCAAAGACGCGAAGTCTTTGGGCTTAGTTCAGAAGGCCGAGGGCCTTGAGATAGCTCTTGTGGCTCTCGAGGATCGCACCGGCTTCGGGCGAACGGGTGCCCCAGTCTTCCCAAGCAACCTGAGCAGCCTGACGGAAGGCAGCGCGGTCTTCGGCCGACCAGTTGTAGAGGGTCACGCCTGCTTCGGTCAGAGCGGCTGCGGCTTCCGAGTTTGCTTTCTCGTTGTAGAGAGCGATCTGGAAGGAGAGCTTCTGCCATGCGGTGTCGATGATGCGGCGCTGGGTTTCGGTCATGCCGTTCCAGACGTCGAGGTTACAAGCAAGGTGGTCCGACGGCATCGAGTGGAAGCCGGGATAGGTTGCGTGCTTGACGATGTCGTAGAGGCCGAGACCGACGTTGTTTGCAAGACCCGAAGCGTCTGCACCGTCGATGATACCGGTTTCAAGAGCGGTAAAGATTTCGGTGAAGTCCATCACGATCGGCGATGCGCCGAGTTCCTGGAAGATTTCGGTTTCCATGCCCGGAGGCGAACGGAACTTCCAGCCCTTGAGGTCTTCGAAGCCAGCGAGCGGCTTGGAGGACGAGAGCGATTCCTGACCGTAGATCGACCAGCCGATCAGCTGCATGTTCTGGGCATTGTAAAGCTCCTGAGCGGCGGCATAGCCGTCACCATGATAGAGCCACGAATACTGCTGCCACGGGGTGTCATAGCCGCCCATGATGTCGCCGACGAACTGGAACGCGGGGTTCTTGCCGGTCTGATAGGCACCGCCCGTCGCGTCGCAATCAAGAATGCCGTTGATCGCAGCGTCGAAGGTTTCCGTGGTCGCAACGACCGAGGACGAATAGAACATCTCGATGGTGATATCGCCGTTCGACATGGTCTGAACGTCATCGACGAACTCGGCAAGGCGCTTGCCGGTGGGGTGTTCGGTTGCATAGTGCGTCTGGATACGCAGGGTGATCGGGTCTGCCGATGCAGCACCTGCGAGAAGCGCAGCAGCACCTGCAGTCATAAGAATCTTGGAAAGTTTCATTAGGTTTTTTCCTCCCTTGGTGGCCGTGAACCACCGTTTCGTTTTTGCGTTTCCTCAAACGCGCTTTCCGAGATGGTATACCATCTGGAATGAACGCTAGCGGCCATTCTCCTCACAATCAACACATTTTGGTATACCAAATTCATTTAATGCGCTGTAGCCTAACTTCAGGATGAGGGGCGAAGGAGGAGCTCGGCCCCATCTCTTTGGAAACAAAGCTCACGTGGCGAGGGAGCGTGGAAGAAAACCTGTCGATCAGTATCGCGAACGAACTACGCAAGGACATTCTGCGCGGACGTCTGCGTCCTGGTGATGCGATAAAGGAACGGGATTTTGCCTGCAAAATGGGGGTCAGCCGAACCCCGATGCGCGAAGCGATTCGTCTTCTCGGGAACGAAGGTTTGGTGGAATTGCGCCCCTCTCGGAGCCCGATTGTTGCGAATCAAAGCAAGCAGGTGGTCGCCGACCAGATCCGGCTTTTGGTGGTTCTGGAAAATCTTTCGGCCGAGCTTGCGTGCAAGAATGCGACCGACGACGACCTCGGACGAATTGCAGGAATTGCGGAAACGATGGCCGCGCAATTCGACAGCACCGACGCCATCGACATGTTCGAAATCGATATGTCCTTTCACATCGCGGTCGTGA encodes:
- a CDS encoding phytanoyl-CoA dioxygenase family protein is translated as MLTSEQKEFYETNGYLMVENVVTPDELAKLREITAALIEASRSVTESNEVYDLDRGHSAETPRLTRIKIPHKRDPYFWELLRNSGITEVLNDLLGPDTTILTSKLNTKAPGGGAAVEWHQDWMFYPHTNDDLLAFGLMLEDVDEDNGPLMVVPGTHRGPLLDHRANGVFAGAIDPDDPLFEKDKIVTLTGKAGSMTVHHSRLLHGSAPNVSDRPRFILFYECAKADAWPILGASSYFHALGQRKFWEDVQDRTITGKPCLTPRLKEVPVEMPLPPAPDNSSIFKTQESAGAKSAFNRMM
- a CDS encoding TRAP transporter small permease, with product MEKESVWLGSFRKPVRMIAIASTAVSILVYAWLVINKLFVADALGMHEMIRPEGHPIVSVMLISLFVAIVSAGVYLSDEVGMIEDKPDGFFDIFSLVISRIAMIMIAMIVLVMFYEVVSRYVFSRPTLWANELSLWIAAFVLLFAGLYAMQQRSHIRIYVIYDMMPRWMQKTADVISLALLLAFTFALVWGGYADAKTRLLRMETFGTAWDPPIPGVVKPAILILIVLVSVQAISNLIADWNKEPHSGGEEVDETEIEMIRRTLED
- a CDS encoding DMT family transporter; this encodes MSTVLPREEKTAFGVMLMALAVAFFICIDTSAKWLALAGFPVIQIVFARYAGHMIYSFIYFFPKEGWSMFRSNAPKRQFLRSSFLLGSTAINFLALKYLPITVTTTIQFAQPVLITVLAMLFLGEKVGIRRFAAIVVGFFGVVVVIQPWGAEFQPAMLLSLLVLVLASLYFIMTRALAGIELNATQQVWSSTLAAMVLLPFAIHVWVWPETPTQIIVFCIIGFFGAMGHILATWASRLAGASTLAPVVYTQVFYATIVGIVLFDTWPTIWTAVGAAIIIGSGLYIWQRERIKARHAQ
- a CDS encoding RraA family protein, with product MIQEPRQLTLRKSFPRPTKAQIDAFRDVPTGFVCDAMDGQGALSSEIKAIGDGRDIKCHAVGPAIVADNGPAGILGTMGALHMLEAGDIVVAAVHGHKNCSASGDQFMGMLKNKGAAGFVTDGEMRDYDGIVEVGLPAWCTGLSPNSPYATGPAWVGFGAVVGGVRIESGDLIVADVNGVVVVPFAKIDHVIAKLAEVKALEEALEAKVKSGFCTMAAIEEMLSDGRAVMLDD
- a CDS encoding TRAP transporter large permease subunit gives rise to the protein MEFLELFSWMKVGDVGTLSLFLLLGMFALLAIGMPLGFASAFLAVMVLVMKFGPELLFRDFGKGPLSVLGQAVYRQMTNYVLISVPLFIFMAALLERSGIAKDMYSSLNVWLSRMRGGIAIVTSIMAVIMAAMSGIIGGEVVLLGLIALPQMLRLGYNQNLAIGTICASGSLGTMIPPSIVLIFYGLVTETSIKALFTASFLPGFMLASFFIIYILVRTRMDHSLAPLPPVDPTAPEGREKGLMFLGFLSKFTLYASAALLVRALFFTVMGQNKVIEGVDPIALGMVSDIPYLVGAFVLSFVTMRFVVGKERVDTGWEMGKGLVAPIIVIGVVLGSIYMGITGITEAAGMGVVAVFMISLLRGEMTFLIVWDSLMRTLKSTGTIIWVTIGASALAAAYTLAGGPTYVANLIVAAELPTMGIILVMMVIFLIMGMFMDWIGIVLLIMPVFLPIVLKLPVEEIGVLGNLDPKHVSIWFGVVFCMNMQVSFLSPPFGPAAFYLKSVAPAHISLTDIFRGFLPFMVLQLTALGVLLVWPPIVSIFL
- a CDS encoding SDR family oxidoreductase, whose translation is MKTIIITGAGSGVGRATAKVFLDAGWRVGLVGRRVEPLEATAGGNPNARVMPCDVTDEAQVAEVFGAAAKDWGRLDAIFNNAGVSVKGAPVDELSVDDFRKLIEINVVGAFIAARAAFGIMRHQDPQGGRIINNGSVSAYVPRWGSAPYTASKHAVLGLTRTISLDGRKFNIDCGQIDIGNALTDMAHAMTQGVPQADGSIAVEPVIDVKHVAESVLHMADLPLGTNVQFMTVMASGMPFIGRG
- a CDS encoding TRAP transporter substrate-binding protein codes for the protein MKLSKILMTAGAAALLAGAASADPITLRIQTHYATEHPTGKRLAEFVDDVQTMSNGDITIEMFYSSSVVATTETFDAAINGILDCDATGGAYQTGKNPAFQFVGDIMGGYDTPWQQYSWLYHGDGYAAAQELYNAQNMQLIGWSIYGQESLSSSKPLAGFEDLKGWKFRSPPGMETEIFQELGASPIVMDFTEIFTALETGIIDGADASGLANNVGLGLYDIVKHATYPGFHSMPSDHLACNLDVWNGMTETQRRIIDTAWQKLSFQIALYNEKANSEAAAALTEAGVTLYNWSAEDRAAFRQAAQVAWEDWGTRSPEAGAILESHKSYLKALGLLN
- a CDS encoding GntR family transcriptional regulator; this encodes MEENLSISIANELRKDILRGRLRPGDAIKERDFACKMGVSRTPMREAIRLLGNEGLVELRPSRSPIVANQSKQVVADQIRLLVVLENLSAELACKNATDDDLGRIAGIAETMAAQFDSTDAIDMFEIDMSFHIAVVKASHNGALVETYRTYLQRLWRARFLAASLDPNRKRLIREHRAIVDALLKRDPDAVKKAIQNHLGNLFRDVSNALDREAEERKTSTSVGENK
- a CDS encoding IlvD/Edd family dehydratase, which codes for MSDTRANKRFRSQEWFDNPNNPGMTALYIERYQNQTYSREELQSERPIIGIAQTGSDIAPCNKIHVFLMDRIKAGIREAGGIPMEFPVHPIQETGKRPTAALDRNLAYLSLVEVLHGYPIDGVVLTTGCDKTTPAMLMGAATVDIPAIALNGGPMLDGWWKGKRAGSGTIVWESRRLLAEGEIDYDEFISRVCSSAPSLGHCNTMGTASTMNAMAEALGMSLTGNSAIPAPFRERMTMAYETGKRIVQMVYEDLKPSDIMTREAFENAIVVNAAIGGSTNAPPHLQAVARHIGVELNVKDWETVGFDVPLLVNMQPAGEYLGESFFRAGGVPAVMGELRKAGRIHDGAMTATGKTMGENLEGWESEDIDVIKTYAEPMRKNAGFKVLSGNLFDSALMKTSVISKDFQERFLSTPGAEGTFRARAVVFEGPEDYHDRINDPSLGIDEKTILFIRGVGCVGYPGSAEVVNMQPPDAIIKQGIKHLPTVGDGRQSGTSESPSILNASPESVVGGGLAYLKTGDMVLLDLNTSTMNAEVPEDEWQARIDAWTPPEIRHQTPWQEIYRTHVGQLSDGGCLELATAYQKVGRDLPRDNH